One genomic segment of Streptomyces niveus includes these proteins:
- a CDS encoding SpoIIE family protein phosphatase, with the protein MSEISGTAGDVVWQSSPPGSIYDYIKVASFSIGPDGLVDQWSLRAAEMFGIAPDEVRGKDPVEVFVPSELRSRGHSKIAEILDGKEWTGLVPFRVPGELGFHGLAEIYVMPSETENGERAALCIVLDVRALRQIETELASSQAIFGQSPFGFVLFGTDLTVQRANQRFAAVFGGAADEHRGRTVHDYLSRPEADRLSASLKRVLETGDPATDIQIVGVAPGSKERRHWSVNLYRVLSGAGRTIGVAGLGSDVTRRQIAAREAASARRNLAILNEASARIGNSLDLETTAKELLDVAVPGFCDLASVDLYQGLLTGDEAPPGRGGSTGSESGGGSATLRRVAFASAVADAPLLGADLTGEGAVEPPSVGSVHRYPFNSPCANALRTARVQTVPGGAGSLIQSTFAVPMVAHDTVVGLAQFSRTKGSEPFGERDRALAVELAARAAVCIDNARLYRREHERALILQRSLLPPGDPEAAGLDIACRYLPGNTATEVGGDWFDVIELPGHRTALVVGDVMGRGLRAAVAMGELRTAVRTLALLDLEPAEVLSALDEIARGLGTPSGAQQASRVAHKSRDAELSEVYLATCVYAVYDPVTRRCTFANAGHPPPVLVEPGEEALLLDVPPGMPLGVGGEPFEQVEVDLPEDALLALYTDGLVESRDHPIDEGLTAFRRALTSPVRPLEDVCDHVLNTLDTRHGEDDIALLMARIQGLPADAVGDWQLPREPRSVGRAREVARAQLLSWGLEPLVDTVELLVSELVTNAMRYGEGEIRLRLLRDRTLVCEVWDAGLVQPRRRRARDTDEGGRGLQLVGLLSAAWGSRRTPRGKTVWFELALPDGDSTAEPTVEQLLSMF; encoded by the coding sequence GTGAGCGAGATATCTGGAACGGCGGGCGACGTCGTGTGGCAGAGCAGTCCACCCGGCTCGATCTATGACTACATAAAAGTCGCTTCCTTCTCGATCGGCCCCGACGGGCTGGTCGACCAGTGGAGTCTGCGAGCCGCCGAGATGTTCGGGATCGCCCCGGACGAGGTCAGGGGCAAGGACCCGGTCGAGGTGTTCGTGCCCTCCGAGCTGCGTTCGCGAGGGCACAGCAAGATCGCCGAGATCCTCGACGGCAAGGAATGGACCGGGCTGGTTCCGTTCCGAGTGCCGGGCGAACTCGGTTTCCACGGCCTCGCCGAGATTTATGTGATGCCCAGTGAGACGGAGAACGGTGAACGGGCCGCGCTCTGCATCGTGCTGGACGTCCGTGCGCTCCGTCAGATCGAGACGGAACTCGCCTCGTCGCAGGCTATTTTCGGCCAATCTCCGTTCGGCTTCGTGCTGTTCGGCACGGACCTCACCGTCCAGCGAGCCAATCAGCGTTTCGCCGCGGTCTTCGGCGGCGCGGCGGACGAACACCGCGGGCGCACCGTCCACGACTATCTCTCCCGCCCCGAGGCCGATCGGCTGAGCGCCTCCCTCAAGCGGGTCCTGGAGACCGGCGACCCCGCCACCGACATCCAGATAGTCGGCGTCGCCCCGGGCAGCAAGGAACGCAGGCACTGGTCCGTCAACCTCTACCGCGTGCTCAGCGGAGCCGGCCGCACCATCGGCGTCGCCGGACTCGGCAGCGACGTGACACGCCGTCAGATCGCCGCCCGTGAAGCCGCGAGCGCCCGTCGCAACCTCGCGATACTCAACGAGGCCAGCGCCCGGATAGGCAACTCCCTCGACCTGGAGACCACCGCCAAGGAACTCCTCGACGTCGCCGTCCCCGGCTTCTGCGACCTCGCGTCCGTCGACCTCTACCAGGGGCTGCTGACCGGCGACGAGGCTCCGCCCGGACGCGGTGGATCCACCGGCTCCGAGTCCGGCGGCGGCAGTGCCACCCTGCGGCGCGTCGCCTTCGCCAGCGCCGTCGCCGACGCGCCTCTGCTCGGAGCCGACCTGACGGGTGAGGGCGCGGTCGAGCCGCCTTCCGTCGGCTCCGTCCACCGGTACCCCTTCAACTCGCCCTGCGCGAACGCTCTGCGCACCGCCCGGGTCCAGACGGTGCCCGGCGGGGCCGGCAGCCTCATCCAGTCCACCTTCGCCGTCCCGATGGTCGCCCACGACACCGTCGTCGGCCTCGCCCAGTTCTCCCGGACCAAGGGCAGCGAGCCCTTCGGGGAACGGGACCGCGCGCTCGCGGTGGAACTCGCGGCGCGCGCCGCCGTCTGTATCGACAACGCCCGCCTCTACCGCAGGGAGCACGAACGCGCGCTGATACTGCAGCGCAGTCTGCTCCCGCCCGGCGACCCCGAGGCCGCCGGGCTGGACATCGCCTGCCGCTATCTGCCGGGCAACACCGCGACCGAGGTCGGCGGCGACTGGTTCGACGTCATCGAACTGCCGGGCCACCGGACCGCGCTGGTCGTCGGCGACGTCATGGGACGCGGACTGCGCGCCGCCGTCGCCATGGGCGAGTTGCGCACCGCGGTACGCACCCTGGCACTGCTCGACCTGGAGCCCGCCGAGGTCCTTTCCGCGCTGGACGAGATCGCCCGCGGCCTCGGCACACCGAGCGGCGCCCAGCAGGCCTCGCGCGTCGCCCACAAGTCGCGGGACGCCGAGCTCTCCGAGGTGTATCTCGCGACCTGCGTCTACGCCGTCTACGACCCGGTCACCCGCCGCTGCACCTTCGCCAACGCCGGACACCCCCCTCCCGTCCTCGTCGAACCCGGCGAGGAGGCGCTGCTCCTCGACGTACCACCCGGGATGCCCCTGGGCGTCGGCGGTGAGCCCTTCGAGCAGGTCGAGGTCGACCTTCCGGAAGACGCGCTGCTCGCTCTCTACACGGACGGTCTCGTCGAATCCCGCGACCATCCGATCGATGAAGGGCTCACCGCCTTTCGCCGGGCGCTCACCAGTCCCGTACGACCTCTGGAAGACGTCTGCGACCACGTACTCAACACGCTCGACACCCGGCACGGTGAGGACGACATCGCGCTGCTGATGGCCCGAATACAGGGCCTGCCCGCCGACGCCGTCGGCGACTGGCAACTGCCGCGCGAGCCGCGCTCCGTCGGCCGCGCCCGCGAGGTCGCCCGCGCCCAGCTCCTCTCCTGGGGCCTCGAACCGCTGGTGGACACCGTCGAACTGCTCGTCAGCGAGCTGGTCACCAATGCGATGCGCTACGGCGAGGGTGAGATCAGGCTGCGGCTGCTGCGCGACCGCACGCTCGTCTGCGAGGTTTGGGACGCGGGCCTCGTACAGCCGCGCAGGCGACGGGCGCGCGACACCGACGAAGGCGGTCGCGGACTCCAGCTGGTCGGGCTGCTCAGCGCGGCCTGGGGATCGCGCCGCACCCCGCGTGGCAAAACGGTCTGGTTCGAACTCGCCCTGCCCGACGGCGATTCGACGGCCGAGCCCACCGTCGAACAACTCCTCAGCATGTTCTGA
- a CDS encoding ATP-binding protein, translating to MVGLIEAESTYAEWTFPAEPDAVRTARHAVRDTLDVWRLDRHVRDSAVLLVSELVTNSLQYTSGPIDVRLAVVSVCPAGLPGAALLVEVSDPLPDPPTARSPGPEDEGGRGIQLVACSARRWGTRRGKTGKTVWFELPLPG from the coding sequence GTGGTCGGCTTGATCGAGGCGGAGAGCACCTACGCCGAGTGGACCTTCCCTGCCGAGCCGGATGCCGTACGTACCGCACGCCACGCGGTACGCGACACCCTCGACGTCTGGCGTCTCGACCGCCATGTGCGCGACTCGGCCGTTCTGCTGGTCAGTGAGCTGGTTACCAACTCCTTGCAGTACACGTCAGGCCCGATCGATGTCAGGCTGGCTGTTGTTTCCGTATGTCCAGCGGGCCTCCCCGGTGCCGCGCTGCTGGTGGAGGTGTCCGATCCGCTCCCCGATCCGCCGACCGCGCGGTCTCCCGGCCCTGAAGACGAAGGGGGCCGTGGTATCCAGCTCGTCGCTTGCTCCGCGCGCCGTTGGGGTACACGCCGGGGGAAGACGGGTAAGACGGTGTGGTTCGAGCTGCCGCTCCCTGGTTAG
- a CDS encoding NUDIX hydrolase: MSEAGAATVLIDTVAWVRVEQGRILCARSRGKDVFYIPGGKREGTETDLETLLREVEEELAVAVLPATTAHLGTYEAQAHGQPDGVVVRMSCYSGDYRGTPAASNEIEEIRWLTYGDRDLVAPVDQLLFDDLRDSGELM; encoded by the coding sequence ATGAGTGAGGCCGGAGCTGCAACGGTCTTGATCGACACAGTCGCGTGGGTCCGAGTGGAGCAGGGCAGGATCCTCTGTGCGCGCTCCCGTGGGAAGGATGTGTTCTACATCCCCGGCGGCAAGCGCGAAGGCACGGAAACCGATCTGGAGACCCTGCTCCGTGAGGTCGAGGAGGAGCTGGCCGTGGCCGTCCTTCCGGCCACGACGGCCCATCTGGGTACGTACGAGGCCCAGGCCCACGGCCAGCCGGACGGTGTCGTCGTACGGATGAGCTGCTACTCCGGCGACTACCGAGGTACGCCGGCCGCCAGCAACGAGATCGAGGAGATCCGCTGGCTCACCTACGGCGACCGGGACCTGGTGGCGCCCGTCGACCAGCTTCTGTTCGACGACCTCAGGGACTCGGGAGAGCTGATGTGA
- a CDS encoding GntR family transcriptional regulator, translated as MAFGEQPAYLRVASDLRRKIVDGALPPHTRLPSQARIREEYGVSDTVALEARKVLMAEGLVEGRSGSGTYVRERPVPRRIARSGYRPPSGANPFRQEQAEDGVRGTWESSSERDAVAPEIATRLGIQPGDPAMRTRYVFRDAGEPMMLSTSWEPLEVTGRTPVMLPEEGPLGGSGVVERMAAIGIVVDNVVEEVGARPGLAEELLSLGGVPGHVVMVLERTYYASGRAVETADMVVPADRYRIAYHLPVR; from the coding sequence GTGGCATTCGGTGAGCAGCCGGCCTATCTGCGCGTCGCGAGTGATCTTCGGCGGAAGATTGTTGACGGTGCTCTGCCGCCGCACACCCGACTGCCTTCCCAGGCCCGTATCCGCGAGGAGTACGGCGTCTCGGACACGGTTGCCCTGGAAGCCCGCAAGGTGCTGATGGCGGAAGGGCTCGTCGAGGGCCGCTCCGGGTCGGGGACCTACGTTCGCGAGCGGCCCGTGCCGCGTCGTATCGCCCGCTCCGGCTATCGGCCGCCTTCCGGTGCGAACCCCTTCCGGCAGGAGCAGGCCGAGGACGGGGTGCGCGGTACGTGGGAGTCGAGCAGCGAGCGGGACGCGGTGGCGCCGGAGATCGCCACACGCCTTGGCATACAGCCGGGTGACCCCGCGATGCGTACGCGATACGTCTTCAGGGACGCGGGGGAGCCGATGATGCTCTCCACCTCCTGGGAGCCCCTGGAGGTCACGGGACGCACTCCGGTGATGCTCCCCGAGGAGGGGCCGCTCGGGGGCAGCGGGGTCGTGGAGCGGATGGCGGCCATCGGCATCGTGGTGGACAACGTGGTCGAAGAGGTCGGCGCGCGCCCGGGGCTGGCGGAGGAGCTCCTGTCGCTCGGCGGTGTGCCCGGCCATGTGGTGATGGTCCTGGAGCGGACCTACTACGCGTCGGGCCGTGCGGTCGAAACGGCCGACATGGTTGTCCCGGCGGACCGGTACCGCATCGCCTATCACCTTCCGGTCAGATGA
- a CDS encoding cupin domain-containing protein, producing the protein MSYPEPRHLGDKGEVNAVFRPAGTPADVRSPSGTETHFVASSVSTGGEFGLYRMDMVPRGGGPSTHFHKTISESFYILDGTVRLYDGERWIDAEKGDFLYVPPGGLHGFRNDSDAPASTLILFAPGAPREEYFEKVSTVGRMTDEERTAFFIKHDTYWVD; encoded by the coding sequence ATGTCGTACCCGGAACCCCGTCACCTCGGGGACAAGGGCGAGGTCAACGCGGTCTTCCGGCCCGCCGGCACCCCAGCCGACGTGCGGTCCCCGTCGGGCACCGAGACGCACTTCGTCGCCTCCAGCGTCTCCACGGGTGGTGAGTTCGGGCTCTACCGGATGGACATGGTGCCCAGGGGAGGCGGCCCGAGCACCCATTTCCACAAGACGATCTCGGAGTCGTTCTACATCCTCGACGGGACGGTCCGGCTGTACGACGGTGAGCGCTGGATCGACGCGGAGAAGGGCGATTTCCTCTACGTGCCACCGGGCGGGCTGCACGGCTTCCGCAACGACTCGGACGCGCCCGCCTCCACCCTCATCCTCTTCGCGCCCGGGGCACCCCGCGAGGAGTACTTCGAGAAGGTGTCCACGGTCGGCCGGATGACGGACGAGGAGCGCACCGCGTTCTTCATCAAGCACGACACGTACTGGGTGGACTGA
- a CDS encoding IS481 family transposase — protein MSHRNARLTVFGRRLLVARVCSGRPVAHVAAEMGISRATAHKWLRRWRAEGEAGLADRSSRPLKTPHRTPADIEADVCRLRTDRKLGPARIGPILGLPASTVHRVLTRHRLNRLSWIDRPTGTVIRRYERDRPGELVHVDVKKLGRIPDGGGHKFLGRQAGRTTRSRMGFDYIHSAVDDHSRLAYSEIHPDEKAATCAGFLARAAAFFHTRGITRIERVLTDNAWAYRKGLAWKNVLADLGATGKLTRPYRPQTNGKVERFNRTLLDEWAYLRPYTSNTERTEALADFLHTYNHHRSHTALDGHPPITRVNNPAGQYI, from the coding sequence GTGTCCCACCGTAATGCCCGGCTGACCGTTTTCGGGAGGCGTCTGCTGGTCGCACGTGTCTGTTCGGGCCGGCCGGTTGCGCATGTGGCGGCTGAGATGGGTATCTCGCGGGCAACGGCCCACAAGTGGCTGCGGCGGTGGCGGGCCGAGGGCGAAGCGGGCTTGGCCGACCGCTCCAGCAGGCCCTTGAAGACACCGCACCGAACCCCTGCGGACATCGAGGCCGACGTCTGCCGGCTGCGGACCGACCGCAAGCTCGGACCGGCCAGGATCGGCCCGATCCTGGGACTGCCCGCTTCCACCGTGCACCGCGTTCTGACGCGCCACCGACTGAACCGGCTGTCCTGGATCGACCGGCCGACCGGCACCGTGATCCGCCGCTACGAACGCGACCGGCCCGGTGAACTGGTCCACGTCGACGTGAAGAAGCTCGGCCGGATACCGGACGGCGGCGGCCACAAGTTCCTGGGCCGCCAGGCCGGCCGCACCACCCGCAGCCGGATGGGCTTCGACTACATCCACTCTGCCGTCGACGACCACAGCCGGCTGGCCTACAGCGAGATACACCCGGACGAGAAGGCCGCGACCTGCGCCGGCTTCCTGGCCCGCGCGGCCGCGTTCTTCCACACCCGCGGCATCACCCGCATCGAACGAGTCCTGACCGACAACGCCTGGGCCTACCGAAAGGGCCTGGCCTGGAAGAACGTCCTGGCCGACCTCGGCGCGACCGGCAAGCTCACCCGCCCCTACCGGCCGCAGACCAACGGCAAGGTCGAACGCTTCAACCGCACCCTGCTCGACGAATGGGCCTACCTGCGGCCCTACACCTCGAACACCGAACGGACCGAAGCCCTGGCAGACTTCCTCCACACCTACAACCACCACCGCAGCCACACCGCACTCGACGGACACCCACCCATCACCCGCGTCAACAACCCTGCGGGTCAATACATCTAG
- the ychF gene encoding redox-regulated ATPase YchF, whose amino-acid sequence MSLTIGIVGLPNVGKSTLFNALTKNDVLAANYPFATIEPNVGVVGVPDPRLAVLAKIFDSQKILPATVDFVDIAGIVRGASEGEGLGNKFLANIRESDAICQVIRAFKDENVVHVDGKVSPKDDIETINTELILADLQSVEKAVPRLTKESRLQKEKVAVLAAVEEAQKILEAGTTLFAAGISAGTEKGRLLHELHLLTTKPFLYVFNVDEDELVDEDFKNEQRALVAPAEAIFLNAKIESELIELDDDEALELLQSMGQDEPGLATLGRVGFATLGLQTYLTAGPKETRAWTIKKGATAPEAAGVIHTDFQKGFIKAEVISFADLVEAGSVTESRAKGKARMEGKDYVMQDGDVVEFRFNV is encoded by the coding sequence GTGTCGCTCACGATCGGAATCGTCGGTCTGCCGAATGTCGGCAAGTCGACCCTTTTCAACGCCCTGACCAAGAACGACGTGCTGGCGGCCAACTACCCGTTCGCCACGATCGAGCCCAACGTCGGCGTCGTCGGTGTCCCCGACCCCCGGCTGGCAGTCCTCGCCAAGATCTTCGACTCCCAGAAGATCCTCCCGGCGACGGTCGACTTCGTCGACATCGCGGGCATCGTGCGCGGCGCCTCCGAGGGCGAGGGCCTCGGCAACAAGTTCCTCGCGAACATCCGCGAGTCCGATGCCATCTGCCAGGTGATCAGGGCCTTCAAGGACGAGAACGTCGTACACGTCGACGGCAAGGTCTCGCCCAAGGACGACATCGAGACGATCAACACCGAGCTGATCCTCGCCGACCTCCAGTCGGTCGAGAAGGCCGTCCCGCGGCTGACGAAGGAGTCCCGCCTCCAGAAGGAGAAGGTCGCCGTCCTGGCGGCCGTCGAGGAGGCCCAGAAGATCCTCGAAGCCGGCACGACGCTCTTCGCCGCGGGCATCTCGGCGGGCACGGAGAAGGGCCGGCTCCTCCACGAGCTGCACCTGCTCACCACCAAGCCCTTCTTGTACGTCTTCAACGTCGACGAGGACGAACTGGTCGACGAGGACTTCAAGAACGAACAGCGCGCCCTCGTCGCCCCGGCCGAGGCGATCTTCCTGAACGCCAAGATCGAGTCCGAACTGATCGAACTGGACGACGACGAGGCCCTGGAACTGCTCCAGTCCATGGGCCAGGACGAGCCCGGCCTCGCCACTCTCGGCCGCGTCGGCTTCGCGACCCTGGGCCTCCAGACCTACCTCACGGCAGGCCCGAAGGAGACCCGCGCCTGGACGATCAAGAAGGGCGCGACGGCCCCCGAGGCGGCCGGTGTGATCCACACCGACTTCCAGAAGGGCTTCATCAAGGCGGAGGTCATCTCCTTCGCGGACCTGGTGGAGGCGGGCTCGGTCACCGAATCCCGCGCCAAGGGCAAGGCCCGCATGGAGGGCAAGGACTACGTGATGCAGGACGGCGACGTGGTGGAGTTCCGCTTCAACGTCTAG
- a CDS encoding DUF6542 domain-containing protein has product MEQHRTRPPQRRPRPPQSPLRPRGAVTEAAAVYRVPAPTGRRVPPVVLTLRRLPNPRLTGLGAGLFAAATMFVIGCLDQLLFDGEPLVYGLLFLPVSALTALWVRTADLVTAPISVPIAFAIGTFPISGGTSGIGGQTMAVVTALAVQAGWLYGGTLVAGVIASVRKVRQMGRRQRARDAAAARGAGGGTGAKTGAKAGTSAGARRG; this is encoded by the coding sequence GTGGAGCAGCACAGGACACGTCCCCCCCAGCGCCGGCCGCGGCCGCCGCAGAGCCCCCTCCGTCCGCGGGGCGCCGTCACCGAGGCCGCCGCCGTCTACCGGGTTCCCGCACCGACCGGGCGCCGGGTGCCGCCTGTCGTGCTCACGCTGCGCAGGCTCCCCAATCCCCGGCTGACCGGGCTGGGCGCCGGGCTCTTCGCCGCCGCCACGATGTTCGTGATCGGGTGCCTGGACCAGCTGCTGTTCGACGGTGAGCCCCTGGTCTACGGACTGCTGTTCCTCCCGGTCAGCGCCTTGACCGCGCTCTGGGTGCGGACCGCCGATCTGGTGACCGCCCCGATCAGCGTGCCGATCGCCTTCGCCATCGGCACCTTCCCGATCTCCGGCGGGACGAGCGGCATCGGCGGTCAGACGATGGCCGTCGTCACCGCGCTGGCCGTGCAGGCGGGCTGGCTGTACGGCGGCACGCTCGTCGCCGGGGTCATCGCCTCCGTACGGAAGGTCCGCCAGATGGGCCGCCGACAGCGCGCACGCGACGCTGCCGCCGCCCGCGGCGCCGGTGGGGGCACGGGGGCGAAGACCGGGGCGAAGGCGGGCACGAGCGCCGGGGCGCGCCGGGGCTAG
- the ppgK gene encoding polyphosphate--glucose phosphotransferase, whose product MNVFGVDIGGSGIKGAPVDLERGELAEPRHKVLTPQPATPDEVAGCVAEVVEHFSWSGPVGITFPGVVTGSVVRTAANVDKRWIDTDAGKLLGDRLNLPVTILNDGDAAGVAEMTFGAGKGRQGTVFLLTFGTGIGSALFIDGRLVPNTELGHLELNGHDAEKHASTKAKDDHDLSWHHWAHRVQKYLAHLEMLFSPELFIIGGGVSRKADKFVHLIEDIKAEIVPAQLQNNAGIVGAAMTAAER is encoded by the coding sequence ATGAACGTCTTCGGAGTGGACATCGGCGGCTCTGGCATCAAGGGCGCGCCCGTGGACCTGGAGCGCGGTGAACTGGCAGAGCCGCGCCACAAAGTGCTCACCCCGCAGCCGGCCACACCTGACGAGGTGGCCGGCTGCGTCGCCGAGGTGGTCGAGCACTTCAGCTGGTCGGGCCCGGTCGGCATCACCTTCCCGGGAGTGGTCACGGGCTCGGTCGTCCGCACGGCCGCGAACGTCGACAAGCGCTGGATCGACACGGACGCGGGCAAGCTGCTCGGCGACCGGCTGAATCTGCCCGTCACGATCCTCAACGACGGGGACGCGGCGGGCGTGGCCGAGATGACCTTCGGCGCGGGCAAGGGCCGGCAGGGCACCGTCTTCCTGCTGACCTTCGGTACGGGGATCGGCAGCGCGCTGTTCATCGACGGCAGGCTCGTCCCGAACACGGAGCTGGGTCATCTGGAGCTGAACGGCCACGACGCGGAGAAGCACGCGTCGACGAAGGCCAAGGACGACCACGACCTGAGCTGGCACCACTGGGCGCACCGGGTGCAGAAGTATCTGGCGCACCTGGAGATGCTGTTCTCGCCGGAGCTGTTCATCATCGGCGGCGGGGTGAGCCGCAAGGCTGACAAGTTCGTTCATCTGATCGAGGACATCAAGGCGGAGATCGTCCCGGCGCAGCTCCAGAACAACGCGGGAATCGTGGGAGCCGCGATGACAGCCGCAGAACGCTGA
- a CDS encoding 4-hydroxy-3-methylbut-2-enyl diphosphate reductase, with protein sequence MTATPSPSPAATPSGDAARRAGKRVLLAAPRGYCAGVDRAVIAVEKALEQYGAPIYVRHEIVHNKYVVQTLQKKGAIFVEETAEVPEGSIVMFSAHGVAPVVHDEAADRKLATIDATCPLVTKVHKEAVRFANDDYDILLIGHDGHEEVIGTSGEAPDHITLVDGPGDVANVEVRDESRVVWLSQTTLSVDETMETVDKLKEKFPLLISPPSDDICYATQNRQIAVKQMGADAELVIVVGSKNSSNSVRLVEVALGAGSRDAHLVDSADEIDEAWLEGVTTVGVTSGASVPEILVEGVLEWLTGHGFEDVEIVKAAEESIVFSLPKELRRDLRAEAAALAEK encoded by the coding sequence ATGACTGCTACGCCCAGCCCGTCGCCCGCCGCCACCCCGAGTGGAGACGCCGCGCGCCGCGCCGGCAAACGCGTCCTGCTTGCCGCGCCCCGTGGTTACTGCGCCGGCGTCGACCGTGCCGTGATCGCCGTGGAGAAAGCCCTGGAGCAGTACGGGGCACCGATCTATGTCCGCCACGAAATCGTCCACAACAAGTATGTCGTGCAGACCCTTCAGAAGAAGGGCGCGATTTTCGTCGAGGAGACGGCGGAGGTCCCCGAGGGATCGATCGTCATGTTCTCCGCGCACGGCGTGGCCCCCGTCGTCCACGACGAGGCCGCCGACCGCAAACTCGCGACCATCGACGCGACCTGTCCCCTGGTCACCAAGGTCCACAAGGAAGCCGTCCGCTTCGCCAACGACGACTACGACATCCTGCTGATCGGCCACGACGGCCACGAAGAGGTCATCGGCACCTCCGGCGAGGCCCCCGACCACATCACGCTGGTCGACGGACCCGGCGATGTCGCCAACGTCGAGGTGCGCGACGAGTCCAGGGTCGTCTGGCTCTCCCAGACCACCCTCTCCGTGGACGAGACGATGGAGACCGTCGACAAGCTCAAGGAGAAGTTCCCGCTGCTGATCTCGCCGCCGAGCGACGACATCTGCTACGCCACACAGAACCGGCAGATCGCCGTGAAGCAGATGGGCGCCGACGCGGAGCTGGTCATCGTCGTCGGGTCGAAGAACTCGTCCAACTCCGTCCGGCTGGTCGAGGTCGCCCTCGGCGCGGGCTCCCGCGACGCCCATCTCGTGGACTCCGCCGACGAGATCGACGAGGCGTGGCTGGAAGGCGTCACGACGGTCGGCGTCACCTCCGGCGCGTCCGTCCCCGAGATCCTGGTCGAAGGCGTCCTGGAATGGCTCACGGGCCACGGCTTCGAGGACGTCGAGATCGTCAAGGCCGCCGAGGAGTCGATCGTCTTCTCGCTGCCTAAGGAACTCCGCCGTGACCTGCGCGCGGAGGCGGCCGCTCTGGCCGAGAAGTAG
- a CDS encoding APC family permease produces MADSGAGDTDGTGSTGGTGGTGGTGGTNPRTGDGVEGVGRESGPELSSDGPSDTGSGGGADAVGGLRRTLGFRDLVVYGLLFIAPMAPVGVYGTLDAKSHGAVALVYVFATVAMAFTAFSYAQMIRVAPQAGSVFAYARKGLGEGPGFIAGWMAMLDYLLIPAVAYLFAGIAMEALVPSVDRWIWTGLAVVITTLLNLWGVRAAARVGFFVLAMEIVVLVVFVVSAIVVLAQDGATRGWLSPLTGDLAFSLTAVLSGVSVAVLSYLGFDAIASFAEEVTGGSRKVARAVLFCLALAGVLFVAQTYLVALLEPLSSAELAADPAKQGSAFYDAVDASVGTWLHDLVAVSKAIGAAFAALAGQAAAARLLFAMGRERRLPRLLSRTDAGTPRVALLLAAVVTLVAAVWAARNDNGLDHLVSVVDIGALTAFILLHASVVGWYAVRRMEGPPRILAHVVAPVVGAGVLVAVIVEAAESAQVVGAIWLAVGLVVLAVQWRRRTLTGKAP; encoded by the coding sequence ATGGCCGACAGCGGTGCGGGCGATACGGACGGAACGGGCAGTACAGGCGGCACGGGCGGCACCGGTGGAACGGGCGGTACGAACCCGCGTACGGGGGACGGCGTCGAGGGCGTGGGACGCGAGTCCGGGCCGGAACTGAGTTCGGACGGACCCTCAGATACGGGCAGCGGCGGGGGCGCGGACGCCGTGGGCGGGCTGCGGCGGACTCTCGGGTTCCGGGATCTCGTCGTGTACGGACTCCTCTTCATCGCGCCCATGGCGCCCGTCGGTGTGTACGGCACGCTGGACGCCAAATCGCACGGGGCCGTGGCGCTCGTCTACGTCTTCGCGACCGTCGCCATGGCGTTCACGGCCTTCAGCTACGCGCAGATGATCCGGGTCGCACCGCAGGCCGGTTCGGTCTTCGCGTACGCGCGCAAGGGACTCGGAGAGGGGCCGGGGTTCATCGCCGGATGGATGGCGATGCTCGACTACCTCCTGATCCCCGCCGTCGCGTATCTCTTCGCCGGGATCGCGATGGAGGCGCTGGTGCCCTCCGTCGACCGGTGGATCTGGACGGGGCTCGCCGTCGTGATCACCACGCTGCTCAATCTCTGGGGCGTACGAGCGGCCGCGCGTGTCGGCTTCTTCGTACTCGCGATGGAAATCGTGGTGCTGGTGGTGTTCGTGGTGTCGGCGATCGTGGTGCTCGCACAGGACGGCGCGACGCGCGGCTGGCTGTCACCGCTCACCGGCGATCTGGCCTTCTCACTGACGGCGGTGCTCAGCGGGGTGTCCGTCGCCGTGCTGTCGTATCTGGGTTTCGACGCGATCGCCTCGTTCGCCGAGGAGGTGACGGGCGGTTCGCGGAAGGTGGCGCGGGCGGTGCTGTTCTGTCTGGCGCTCGCCGGTGTGCTGTTCGTGGCACAGACGTATCTCGTGGCGCTCCTCGAACCGCTCAGCTCGGCGGAGCTGGCCGCCGACCCGGCGAAGCAGGGATCGGCCTTCTACGACGCGGTGGACGCCTCCGTAGGAACGTGGCTGCACGACCTGGTCGCGGTGAGCAAGGCGATCGGCGCCGCGTTCGCCGCGCTGGCGGGACAGGCCGCCGCCGCCCGGCTGCTCTTCGCGATGGGCCGGGAACGGCGGCTGCCGCGCCTGCTGTCCCGTACCGACGCGGGTACACCCCGCGTGGCGCTGCTGCTCGCGGCGGTGGTGACGTTGGTCGCGGCCGTGTGGGCGGCCAGGAACGACAACGGGCTGGACCATCTGGTCTCGGTGGTCGACATCGGGGCCCTGACGGCGTTCATCCTGCTGCACGCCTCGGTGGTCGGGTGGTACGCGGTTCGGCGCATGGAGGGCCCGCCACGGATCCTCGCGCATGTGGTGGCGCCGGTGGTCGGCGCAGGTGTGCTGGTCGCGGTGATCGTGGAGGCGGCGGAGTCGGCGCAGGTGGTGGGCGCGATCTGGCTGGCGGTGGGGCTGGTGGTGCTCGCGGTCCAGTGGCGTCGCCGGACGCTGACGGGTAAGGCTCCGTAG